In one Grus americana isolate bGruAme1 chromosome 1, bGruAme1.mat, whole genome shotgun sequence genomic region, the following are encoded:
- the IRS2 gene encoding insulin receptor substrate 2 isoform X3 — protein sequence MASPAVMGLLPPLSSPPGPNLNNNNNNNQGVRKCGYLRKQKHGHKRFFVLRGPGGGEEASGAGGARLEYYESEKKWRNKSGAPKRVIALDSCLNINKRADAKHKYLIALYTKDEYFAVAAENEQEQEGWYRALTDLLNEGKAACQGSPHRHLASPFSASCSAAAASLAAAGEDLNYGLITPATAAYREVWQVTLKPKGLGQSKNLTGVHRLCLSARTIGFVRLNCELPSVTLQLMNIRRCGHSDSFFFIEVGRSAATGPGELWMQADDSVVAQNIHETILEAMKALKELSEFRPRSKSQSSSSSSSGGAAGPGGSGASATHPITVPGRRHHHLVNLPPSQTGLLRRSRTDSLAAGAGTKCTPCRVRTASEGDGCRVGSVAGSPMSPGPVRTPLSRSHTLSSGGGGGRQAGKLLPVLAGGGLQSSRSMSMPASHSPPSATSPISLSSSSGLGSEPAHPHHPQRPSSGSASVSGSPSDAGFMSFDEYGSSPGGDMRPFSSSSTASNRSNTPESVAETPPVRDPGGGTDLYGYMAMERPPSGRFCYRPCPDAAADRGHRKRTYSLTTPCRQRPAPPQVSSASLDEYTLMRATFAGSAGRLFPSCQAGASPKVTYTPYPEDYGDIEIGSHRSSGSSSTNLGPPAGGGGRGGGGDDDGYMPMTPGVAAALGQGSRGSDDYMPMSPTSVSAPKQILQPRAGVGGGSPGNGSSYKTSSPGESSPDDSGYMRMWCGSKLSVESSDGRLSNGDYINMSPRDPQHVPQAPSLTPPDFFFAPSGHGSSEPPKPSCYSYSSLPRSYKSQGLVKDSDQYVFMNSPGRMIPEEAVCGAGQSPAGHFAPSSHTVPSPLRHSRTESFLSQRCQRVARPSRLSLETLRTMLPSMNEHPLPPEPKSPGEYINIDFGDAAVYSPPSLPADSPASSLGSGTGQRRSPLSDYMNIDFGSQSPSQSGTVSVGSLEALSPGSSSSTSQPDGRYLKAAVGVACLSSPSDGGDYTEMTFGMATTPPQPIVQKPESARVTSPTAGVKRLTLSGVEAFILSSPPPDPNRGAKVIRADPQGRRRHSSETFSSTTTVTPVSPSFAHNPKRHNSASVENVSLRKSEGLEEEQGSSPMCRETSAGFQNGLNYIAIDVVDGTLANCDKARSKARHVLNGGINGVEMSAYASIDFLSHNLKEASAVKAF from the exons ATGGCGAGCCCCGCTGTGATGGGGCTGTTGCCCCCCCTGAGCTCCCCGCCCGGCCCCAAcctgaacaacaacaacaacaacaaccaggGCGTGAGGAAGTGCGGGTACCTGCGCAAGCAGAAGCACGGCCACAAGCGCTTCTTCGTGCTGCGGGGTccgggcggaggggaggaggcgTCGGGCGCAGGGGGCGCCCGGCTGGAGTACTACGAGAGCGAGAAGAAATGGAGGAACAAGTCCGGGGCGCCCAAGCGGGTGATCGCCCTGGACTCCTGCCTCAACATCAACAAGCGGGCGGACGCCAAGCACAAGTACCTCATCGCCCTCTACACCAAGGACGAGTACTTCGCCGTGGCGGCTGAGAacgagcaggagcaggagggctggTATCGGGCTCTCACCGACCTGCTCAACGAGGGCAAGGCGGCTTGCCAGGGGTCCCCCCACCGCCACCTCGCCTCCCCCTTCTCCGCCTCCTGCAGCGCGGCCGCCGCCTCCCTGGCCGCCGCCGGCGAGGACCTCAATTACGGGCTGATCACCCCGGCCACCGCTGCTTACCGGGAGGTCTGGCAGGTGACGCTGAAGCCCAAGGGCTTGGGGCAGAGCAAAAACCTCACCGGCGTCCACCGGCTCTGCCTCTCGGCCCGCACCATCGGGTTCGTGCGCCTCAACTGCGAGCTGCCCTCTGTCACGCTGCAGCTGATGAACATCCGCCGCTGCGGCCACTCCGACAGCTTCTTCTTCATCGAGGTGGGGCGCTCGGCGGCCACCGGCCCCGGCGAGCTCTGGATGCAGGCGGACGACTCGGTGGTGGCCCAGAACATCCACGAGACCATCCTGGAGGCCATGAAGGCGCTGAAGGAGCTGTCCGAGTTCCGGCCGCGCAGCAAGAGCCAGtcgtcgtcctcctcctcttccgGGGGtgccgccgggcccggcggcagcggcgccTCCGCCACCCACCCCATCACCGTGCCCGGCCGCCGGCACCACCACCTGGTCAACCTGCCTCCCAGCCAGACCGGCCTCCTCCGCCGCTCCCGCACCGACAGCCTCGCCGCCGGCGCCGGCACCAAGTGCACGCCGTGCCGGGTGCGGACGGCCAGCGAGGGCGACGGCTGCCGGGTGGGCTCGGTGGCCGGCAGCCCCATGAGCCCGGGCCCCGTGCGGACCCCCCTCAGCCGCTCGCACACGCtcagcagcggcggcggcgggggccggcaGGCGGGGAAGCTGCTGCCGGTGCTGGCCGGCGGCGGTCTCCAAAGCAGCCGCTCCATGTCCATGCCTGCCTCCcactcccccccctccgccACCAGCCCCATCAGCCTCTCCTCCAGCAGCGGCCTCGGCTCCGAGCCTGCCCACCCGCATCACCCGCAGCGCCCGTCCAGCGGCAGCGCCTCTGTCTCCGGCTCCCCTAGTGACGCCGGCTTCATGTCCTTCGACGAGTACGGCTCCAGCCCGGGCGGCGACATgcggcccttctcctcctcctccaccgccAGCAACCGCAGCAACACCCCCGAGTCGGTGGCCGAGACCCCCCCGGTGCGGGACCCCGGGGGCGGCACCGACCTCTACGGCTACATGGCGATGGAGCGGCCCCCGAGCGGCCGCTTCTGCTACCGGCCCTGCCCCGACGCCGCGGCCGACAGGGGCCATCGGAAGCGGACCTACTCCCTGACCACCCCGTGCCGGCAgcggcccgccccgccgcaggTCTCCTCCGCCTCCCTCGACGAGTACACGCTGATGCGCGCCACCTTCGCCGGCAGCGCCGGCCgcctcttcccctcctgccaAGCCGGGGCTTCCCCCAAAGTGACCTACACCCCCTACCCCGAGGACTACGGGGACATCGAGATCGGCTCCCACCGCAGctccggcagcagcagcaccaaccTGGGGCCGCCGGCAGGGGGgggaggacgaggaggagggggagatgatGACGGCTACATGCCCATGACCCCCGGCGTGGCCGCAGCCTTGGGGCAGGGAAGCCGGGGCAGCGACGACTACATGCCCATGAGCCCCACCAGCGTGTCCGCCCCCAAGCAGATCCTGCAGCCTCGGGCGGGGGTGGGTGGCGGGTCCCCCGGCAACGGGAGCAGCTACAAGACTAGCTCACCCGGGGAGAGCTCCCCTGACGATAGCGGGTACATGCGGATGTGGTGCGGCTCCAAGCTGTCTGTGGAGAGCTCAGACGGGAGGCTGAGTAACGGCGACTATATCAATATGTCCCCTCGGGACCCCCAGCATGTGCCCCAGGCTCCCTCCCTCACCCCCCCGGACTTCTTTTTCGCCCCTTCGGGGCACGGGTCCAGCGAGCCCCCCAAGCCCAGCTGCTATTCGTACAGCTCCTTGCCCCGCTCCTACAAGAGCCAGGGCCTGGTGAAAGACAGTGACCAGTATGTCTTCATGAACTCCCCGGGGAGGATGATCCCAGAGGAGGCGGTGTGCGGAGCGGGCCAGTCGCCCGCCGGTCACTTTGCCCCCTCCAGCCACACGGTGCCTTCGCCCCTGCGGCACAGCCGGACCGAGAGCTTCCTGAGCCAGCGGTGTCAGCGGGTGGCCCGGCCCAGCCGCCTCTCTTTGGAGACCTTGCGGACGATGCTGCCCAGCATGAACGAGCACCCTCTGCCACCCGAGCCCAAGAGCCCCGGCGAATACATCAACATCGACTTCGGGGACGCTGCCGTCTACTCGCCCCCCTCGCTGCCTGCTGACAGCCCGGCCTCCTCCCTGGGCTCAGGCACGGGGCAGAGGCGCTCCCCTCTCTCCGACTACATGAACATTGACTTCGGGTCACAGTCGCCCTCCCAGTCGGGCACGGTCTCGGTGGGCTCCCTGGAAGCGCTCTCGCCaggctcttcctccagcaccagccagccCGATGGGCGCTACCTGAAGGCGGCTGTGGGGGTGGCTTGTTTGTCCAGCCCATCCGATGGTGGGGATTACACTGAGATGACCTTTGGGATGGCCACCACCCCACCTCAACCCATCGTTCAGAAGCCAGAAAGTGCCCGGGtcaccagccccacagctggggTGAAGAGGCTCACCCTTTCTGGGGTGGAGGCTTTCATTCTCTCCAGCCCTCCCCCAGACCCGAACCGGGGGGCCAAGGTCATCCGGGCAGATCCCCAGGGGCGCAGGAGGCACAGCTCGGAAACTTTCTCCTCCACCACCACTGtgacccccgtgtccccctccTTCGCACACAACCCCAAACGGCACAACTCGGCCTCGGTGGAGAACGTGTCCCTCAGGAAAAGCGAAGgcctggaggaggagcagggtaGCAGCCCCATGTGCCGGGAGACCTCGGCTGGCTTCCAGAACGGCCTCAACTACATCGCCATTGACGTGGTGGACGGGACCCTGGCAAACTGTGACAAAGCCAGGTCGAAAGCCAGGCACGTCCTGAACGGGGGCATCAACGGAGTGGAGATGAGCGCCTATGCCAGCATAGACTTTCTGTCTCACAACCTGAAAGAAGCGAGTGCTGTGAAAG CTTTTTAA
- the IRS2 gene encoding insulin receptor substrate 2 isoform X2: MASPAVMGLLPPLSSPPGPNLNNNNNNNQGVRKCGYLRKQKHGHKRFFVLRGPGGGEEASGAGGARLEYYESEKKWRNKSGAPKRVIALDSCLNINKRADAKHKYLIALYTKDEYFAVAAENEQEQEGWYRALTDLLNEGKAACQGSPHRHLASPFSASCSAAAASLAAAGEDLNYGLITPATAAYREVWQVTLKPKGLGQSKNLTGVHRLCLSARTIGFVRLNCELPSVTLQLMNIRRCGHSDSFFFIEVGRSAATGPGELWMQADDSVVAQNIHETILEAMKALKELSEFRPRSKSQSSSSSSSGGAAGPGGSGASATHPITVPGRRHHHLVNLPPSQTGLLRRSRTDSLAAGAGTKCTPCRVRTASEGDGCRVGSVAGSPMSPGPVRTPLSRSHTLSSGGGGGRQAGKLLPVLAGGGLQSSRSMSMPASHSPPSATSPISLSSSSGLGSEPAHPHHPQRPSSGSASVSGSPSDAGFMSFDEYGSSPGGDMRPFSSSSTASNRSNTPESVAETPPVRDPGGGTDLYGYMAMERPPSGRFCYRPCPDAAADRGHRKRTYSLTTPCRQRPAPPQVSSASLDEYTLMRATFAGSAGRLFPSCQAGASPKVTYTPYPEDYGDIEIGSHRSSGSSSTNLGPPAGGGGRGGGGDDDGYMPMTPGVAAALGQGSRGSDDYMPMSPTSVSAPKQILQPRAGVGGGSPGNGSSYKTSSPGESSPDDSGYMRMWCGSKLSVESSDGRLSNGDYINMSPRDPQHVPQAPSLTPPDFFFAPSGHGSSEPPKPSCYSYSSLPRSYKSQGLVKDSDQYVFMNSPGRMIPEEAVCGAGQSPAGHFAPSSHTVPSPLRHSRTESFLSQRCQRVARPSRLSLETLRTMLPSMNEHPLPPEPKSPGEYINIDFGDAAVYSPPSLPADSPASSLGSGTGQRRSPLSDYMNIDFGSQSPSQSGTVSVGSLEALSPGSSSSTSQPDGRYLKAAVGVACLSSPSDGGDYTEMTFGMATTPPQPIVQKPESARVTSPTAGVKRLTLSGVEAFILSSPPPDPNRGAKVIRADPQGRRRHSSETFSSTTTVTPVSPSFAHNPKRHNSASVENVSLRKSEGLEEEQGSSPMCRETSAGFQNGLNYIAIDVVDGTLANCDKARSKARHVLNGGINGVEMSAYASIDFLSHNLKEASAVKGGTGGWKR, translated from the exons ATGGCGAGCCCCGCTGTGATGGGGCTGTTGCCCCCCCTGAGCTCCCCGCCCGGCCCCAAcctgaacaacaacaacaacaacaaccaggGCGTGAGGAAGTGCGGGTACCTGCGCAAGCAGAAGCACGGCCACAAGCGCTTCTTCGTGCTGCGGGGTccgggcggaggggaggaggcgTCGGGCGCAGGGGGCGCCCGGCTGGAGTACTACGAGAGCGAGAAGAAATGGAGGAACAAGTCCGGGGCGCCCAAGCGGGTGATCGCCCTGGACTCCTGCCTCAACATCAACAAGCGGGCGGACGCCAAGCACAAGTACCTCATCGCCCTCTACACCAAGGACGAGTACTTCGCCGTGGCGGCTGAGAacgagcaggagcaggagggctggTATCGGGCTCTCACCGACCTGCTCAACGAGGGCAAGGCGGCTTGCCAGGGGTCCCCCCACCGCCACCTCGCCTCCCCCTTCTCCGCCTCCTGCAGCGCGGCCGCCGCCTCCCTGGCCGCCGCCGGCGAGGACCTCAATTACGGGCTGATCACCCCGGCCACCGCTGCTTACCGGGAGGTCTGGCAGGTGACGCTGAAGCCCAAGGGCTTGGGGCAGAGCAAAAACCTCACCGGCGTCCACCGGCTCTGCCTCTCGGCCCGCACCATCGGGTTCGTGCGCCTCAACTGCGAGCTGCCCTCTGTCACGCTGCAGCTGATGAACATCCGCCGCTGCGGCCACTCCGACAGCTTCTTCTTCATCGAGGTGGGGCGCTCGGCGGCCACCGGCCCCGGCGAGCTCTGGATGCAGGCGGACGACTCGGTGGTGGCCCAGAACATCCACGAGACCATCCTGGAGGCCATGAAGGCGCTGAAGGAGCTGTCCGAGTTCCGGCCGCGCAGCAAGAGCCAGtcgtcgtcctcctcctcttccgGGGGtgccgccgggcccggcggcagcggcgccTCCGCCACCCACCCCATCACCGTGCCCGGCCGCCGGCACCACCACCTGGTCAACCTGCCTCCCAGCCAGACCGGCCTCCTCCGCCGCTCCCGCACCGACAGCCTCGCCGCCGGCGCCGGCACCAAGTGCACGCCGTGCCGGGTGCGGACGGCCAGCGAGGGCGACGGCTGCCGGGTGGGCTCGGTGGCCGGCAGCCCCATGAGCCCGGGCCCCGTGCGGACCCCCCTCAGCCGCTCGCACACGCtcagcagcggcggcggcgggggccggcaGGCGGGGAAGCTGCTGCCGGTGCTGGCCGGCGGCGGTCTCCAAAGCAGCCGCTCCATGTCCATGCCTGCCTCCcactcccccccctccgccACCAGCCCCATCAGCCTCTCCTCCAGCAGCGGCCTCGGCTCCGAGCCTGCCCACCCGCATCACCCGCAGCGCCCGTCCAGCGGCAGCGCCTCTGTCTCCGGCTCCCCTAGTGACGCCGGCTTCATGTCCTTCGACGAGTACGGCTCCAGCCCGGGCGGCGACATgcggcccttctcctcctcctccaccgccAGCAACCGCAGCAACACCCCCGAGTCGGTGGCCGAGACCCCCCCGGTGCGGGACCCCGGGGGCGGCACCGACCTCTACGGCTACATGGCGATGGAGCGGCCCCCGAGCGGCCGCTTCTGCTACCGGCCCTGCCCCGACGCCGCGGCCGACAGGGGCCATCGGAAGCGGACCTACTCCCTGACCACCCCGTGCCGGCAgcggcccgccccgccgcaggTCTCCTCCGCCTCCCTCGACGAGTACACGCTGATGCGCGCCACCTTCGCCGGCAGCGCCGGCCgcctcttcccctcctgccaAGCCGGGGCTTCCCCCAAAGTGACCTACACCCCCTACCCCGAGGACTACGGGGACATCGAGATCGGCTCCCACCGCAGctccggcagcagcagcaccaaccTGGGGCCGCCGGCAGGGGGgggaggacgaggaggagggggagatgatGACGGCTACATGCCCATGACCCCCGGCGTGGCCGCAGCCTTGGGGCAGGGAAGCCGGGGCAGCGACGACTACATGCCCATGAGCCCCACCAGCGTGTCCGCCCCCAAGCAGATCCTGCAGCCTCGGGCGGGGGTGGGTGGCGGGTCCCCCGGCAACGGGAGCAGCTACAAGACTAGCTCACCCGGGGAGAGCTCCCCTGACGATAGCGGGTACATGCGGATGTGGTGCGGCTCCAAGCTGTCTGTGGAGAGCTCAGACGGGAGGCTGAGTAACGGCGACTATATCAATATGTCCCCTCGGGACCCCCAGCATGTGCCCCAGGCTCCCTCCCTCACCCCCCCGGACTTCTTTTTCGCCCCTTCGGGGCACGGGTCCAGCGAGCCCCCCAAGCCCAGCTGCTATTCGTACAGCTCCTTGCCCCGCTCCTACAAGAGCCAGGGCCTGGTGAAAGACAGTGACCAGTATGTCTTCATGAACTCCCCGGGGAGGATGATCCCAGAGGAGGCGGTGTGCGGAGCGGGCCAGTCGCCCGCCGGTCACTTTGCCCCCTCCAGCCACACGGTGCCTTCGCCCCTGCGGCACAGCCGGACCGAGAGCTTCCTGAGCCAGCGGTGTCAGCGGGTGGCCCGGCCCAGCCGCCTCTCTTTGGAGACCTTGCGGACGATGCTGCCCAGCATGAACGAGCACCCTCTGCCACCCGAGCCCAAGAGCCCCGGCGAATACATCAACATCGACTTCGGGGACGCTGCCGTCTACTCGCCCCCCTCGCTGCCTGCTGACAGCCCGGCCTCCTCCCTGGGCTCAGGCACGGGGCAGAGGCGCTCCCCTCTCTCCGACTACATGAACATTGACTTCGGGTCACAGTCGCCCTCCCAGTCGGGCACGGTCTCGGTGGGCTCCCTGGAAGCGCTCTCGCCaggctcttcctccagcaccagccagccCGATGGGCGCTACCTGAAGGCGGCTGTGGGGGTGGCTTGTTTGTCCAGCCCATCCGATGGTGGGGATTACACTGAGATGACCTTTGGGATGGCCACCACCCCACCTCAACCCATCGTTCAGAAGCCAGAAAGTGCCCGGGtcaccagccccacagctggggTGAAGAGGCTCACCCTTTCTGGGGTGGAGGCTTTCATTCTCTCCAGCCCTCCCCCAGACCCGAACCGGGGGGCCAAGGTCATCCGGGCAGATCCCCAGGGGCGCAGGAGGCACAGCTCGGAAACTTTCTCCTCCACCACCACTGtgacccccgtgtccccctccTTCGCACACAACCCCAAACGGCACAACTCGGCCTCGGTGGAGAACGTGTCCCTCAGGAAAAGCGAAGgcctggaggaggagcagggtaGCAGCCCCATGTGCCGGGAGACCTCGGCTGGCTTCCAGAACGGCCTCAACTACATCGCCATTGACGTGGTGGACGGGACCCTGGCAAACTGTGACAAAGCCAGGTCGAAAGCCAGGCACGTCCTGAACGGGGGCATCAACGGAGTGGAGATGAGCGCCTATGCCAGCATAGACTTTCTGTCTCACAACCTGAAAGAAGCGAGTGCTGTGAAAG GAGGTACAGGAGGATGGAAAAGATGA
- the IRS2 gene encoding insulin receptor substrate 2 isoform X1 has protein sequence MASPAVMGLLPPLSSPPGPNLNNNNNNNQGVRKCGYLRKQKHGHKRFFVLRGPGGGEEASGAGGARLEYYESEKKWRNKSGAPKRVIALDSCLNINKRADAKHKYLIALYTKDEYFAVAAENEQEQEGWYRALTDLLNEGKAACQGSPHRHLASPFSASCSAAAASLAAAGEDLNYGLITPATAAYREVWQVTLKPKGLGQSKNLTGVHRLCLSARTIGFVRLNCELPSVTLQLMNIRRCGHSDSFFFIEVGRSAATGPGELWMQADDSVVAQNIHETILEAMKALKELSEFRPRSKSQSSSSSSSGGAAGPGGSGASATHPITVPGRRHHHLVNLPPSQTGLLRRSRTDSLAAGAGTKCTPCRVRTASEGDGCRVGSVAGSPMSPGPVRTPLSRSHTLSSGGGGGRQAGKLLPVLAGGGLQSSRSMSMPASHSPPSATSPISLSSSSGLGSEPAHPHHPQRPSSGSASVSGSPSDAGFMSFDEYGSSPGGDMRPFSSSSTASNRSNTPESVAETPPVRDPGGGTDLYGYMAMERPPSGRFCYRPCPDAAADRGHRKRTYSLTTPCRQRPAPPQVSSASLDEYTLMRATFAGSAGRLFPSCQAGASPKVTYTPYPEDYGDIEIGSHRSSGSSSTNLGPPAGGGGRGGGGDDDGYMPMTPGVAAALGQGSRGSDDYMPMSPTSVSAPKQILQPRAGVGGGSPGNGSSYKTSSPGESSPDDSGYMRMWCGSKLSVESSDGRLSNGDYINMSPRDPQHVPQAPSLTPPDFFFAPSGHGSSEPPKPSCYSYSSLPRSYKSQGLVKDSDQYVFMNSPGRMIPEEAVCGAGQSPAGHFAPSSHTVPSPLRHSRTESFLSQRCQRVARPSRLSLETLRTMLPSMNEHPLPPEPKSPGEYINIDFGDAAVYSPPSLPADSPASSLGSGTGQRRSPLSDYMNIDFGSQSPSQSGTVSVGSLEALSPGSSSSTSQPDGRYLKAAVGVACLSSPSDGGDYTEMTFGMATTPPQPIVQKPESARVTSPTAGVKRLTLSGVEAFILSSPPPDPNRGAKVIRADPQGRRRHSSETFSSTTTVTPVSPSFAHNPKRHNSASVENVSLRKSEGLEEEQGSSPMCRETSAGFQNGLNYIAIDVVDGTLANCDKARSKARHVLNGGINGVEMSAYASIDFLSHNLKEASAVKVQSISASEGNANSSQD, from the exons ATGGCGAGCCCCGCTGTGATGGGGCTGTTGCCCCCCCTGAGCTCCCCGCCCGGCCCCAAcctgaacaacaacaacaacaacaaccaggGCGTGAGGAAGTGCGGGTACCTGCGCAAGCAGAAGCACGGCCACAAGCGCTTCTTCGTGCTGCGGGGTccgggcggaggggaggaggcgTCGGGCGCAGGGGGCGCCCGGCTGGAGTACTACGAGAGCGAGAAGAAATGGAGGAACAAGTCCGGGGCGCCCAAGCGGGTGATCGCCCTGGACTCCTGCCTCAACATCAACAAGCGGGCGGACGCCAAGCACAAGTACCTCATCGCCCTCTACACCAAGGACGAGTACTTCGCCGTGGCGGCTGAGAacgagcaggagcaggagggctggTATCGGGCTCTCACCGACCTGCTCAACGAGGGCAAGGCGGCTTGCCAGGGGTCCCCCCACCGCCACCTCGCCTCCCCCTTCTCCGCCTCCTGCAGCGCGGCCGCCGCCTCCCTGGCCGCCGCCGGCGAGGACCTCAATTACGGGCTGATCACCCCGGCCACCGCTGCTTACCGGGAGGTCTGGCAGGTGACGCTGAAGCCCAAGGGCTTGGGGCAGAGCAAAAACCTCACCGGCGTCCACCGGCTCTGCCTCTCGGCCCGCACCATCGGGTTCGTGCGCCTCAACTGCGAGCTGCCCTCTGTCACGCTGCAGCTGATGAACATCCGCCGCTGCGGCCACTCCGACAGCTTCTTCTTCATCGAGGTGGGGCGCTCGGCGGCCACCGGCCCCGGCGAGCTCTGGATGCAGGCGGACGACTCGGTGGTGGCCCAGAACATCCACGAGACCATCCTGGAGGCCATGAAGGCGCTGAAGGAGCTGTCCGAGTTCCGGCCGCGCAGCAAGAGCCAGtcgtcgtcctcctcctcttccgGGGGtgccgccgggcccggcggcagcggcgccTCCGCCACCCACCCCATCACCGTGCCCGGCCGCCGGCACCACCACCTGGTCAACCTGCCTCCCAGCCAGACCGGCCTCCTCCGCCGCTCCCGCACCGACAGCCTCGCCGCCGGCGCCGGCACCAAGTGCACGCCGTGCCGGGTGCGGACGGCCAGCGAGGGCGACGGCTGCCGGGTGGGCTCGGTGGCCGGCAGCCCCATGAGCCCGGGCCCCGTGCGGACCCCCCTCAGCCGCTCGCACACGCtcagcagcggcggcggcgggggccggcaGGCGGGGAAGCTGCTGCCGGTGCTGGCCGGCGGCGGTCTCCAAAGCAGCCGCTCCATGTCCATGCCTGCCTCCcactcccccccctccgccACCAGCCCCATCAGCCTCTCCTCCAGCAGCGGCCTCGGCTCCGAGCCTGCCCACCCGCATCACCCGCAGCGCCCGTCCAGCGGCAGCGCCTCTGTCTCCGGCTCCCCTAGTGACGCCGGCTTCATGTCCTTCGACGAGTACGGCTCCAGCCCGGGCGGCGACATgcggcccttctcctcctcctccaccgccAGCAACCGCAGCAACACCCCCGAGTCGGTGGCCGAGACCCCCCCGGTGCGGGACCCCGGGGGCGGCACCGACCTCTACGGCTACATGGCGATGGAGCGGCCCCCGAGCGGCCGCTTCTGCTACCGGCCCTGCCCCGACGCCGCGGCCGACAGGGGCCATCGGAAGCGGACCTACTCCCTGACCACCCCGTGCCGGCAgcggcccgccccgccgcaggTCTCCTCCGCCTCCCTCGACGAGTACACGCTGATGCGCGCCACCTTCGCCGGCAGCGCCGGCCgcctcttcccctcctgccaAGCCGGGGCTTCCCCCAAAGTGACCTACACCCCCTACCCCGAGGACTACGGGGACATCGAGATCGGCTCCCACCGCAGctccggcagcagcagcaccaaccTGGGGCCGCCGGCAGGGGGgggaggacgaggaggagggggagatgatGACGGCTACATGCCCATGACCCCCGGCGTGGCCGCAGCCTTGGGGCAGGGAAGCCGGGGCAGCGACGACTACATGCCCATGAGCCCCACCAGCGTGTCCGCCCCCAAGCAGATCCTGCAGCCTCGGGCGGGGGTGGGTGGCGGGTCCCCCGGCAACGGGAGCAGCTACAAGACTAGCTCACCCGGGGAGAGCTCCCCTGACGATAGCGGGTACATGCGGATGTGGTGCGGCTCCAAGCTGTCTGTGGAGAGCTCAGACGGGAGGCTGAGTAACGGCGACTATATCAATATGTCCCCTCGGGACCCCCAGCATGTGCCCCAGGCTCCCTCCCTCACCCCCCCGGACTTCTTTTTCGCCCCTTCGGGGCACGGGTCCAGCGAGCCCCCCAAGCCCAGCTGCTATTCGTACAGCTCCTTGCCCCGCTCCTACAAGAGCCAGGGCCTGGTGAAAGACAGTGACCAGTATGTCTTCATGAACTCCCCGGGGAGGATGATCCCAGAGGAGGCGGTGTGCGGAGCGGGCCAGTCGCCCGCCGGTCACTTTGCCCCCTCCAGCCACACGGTGCCTTCGCCCCTGCGGCACAGCCGGACCGAGAGCTTCCTGAGCCAGCGGTGTCAGCGGGTGGCCCGGCCCAGCCGCCTCTCTTTGGAGACCTTGCGGACGATGCTGCCCAGCATGAACGAGCACCCTCTGCCACCCGAGCCCAAGAGCCCCGGCGAATACATCAACATCGACTTCGGGGACGCTGCCGTCTACTCGCCCCCCTCGCTGCCTGCTGACAGCCCGGCCTCCTCCCTGGGCTCAGGCACGGGGCAGAGGCGCTCCCCTCTCTCCGACTACATGAACATTGACTTCGGGTCACAGTCGCCCTCCCAGTCGGGCACGGTCTCGGTGGGCTCCCTGGAAGCGCTCTCGCCaggctcttcctccagcaccagccagccCGATGGGCGCTACCTGAAGGCGGCTGTGGGGGTGGCTTGTTTGTCCAGCCCATCCGATGGTGGGGATTACACTGAGATGACCTTTGGGATGGCCACCACCCCACCTCAACCCATCGTTCAGAAGCCAGAAAGTGCCCGGGtcaccagccccacagctggggTGAAGAGGCTCACCCTTTCTGGGGTGGAGGCTTTCATTCTCTCCAGCCCTCCCCCAGACCCGAACCGGGGGGCCAAGGTCATCCGGGCAGATCCCCAGGGGCGCAGGAGGCACAGCTCGGAAACTTTCTCCTCCACCACCACTGtgacccccgtgtccccctccTTCGCACACAACCCCAAACGGCACAACTCGGCCTCGGTGGAGAACGTGTCCCTCAGGAAAAGCGAAGgcctggaggaggagcagggtaGCAGCCCCATGTGCCGGGAGACCTCGGCTGGCTTCCAGAACGGCCTCAACTACATCGCCATTGACGTGGTGGACGGGACCCTGGCAAACTGTGACAAAGCCAGGTCGAAAGCCAGGCACGTCCTGAACGGGGGCATCAACGGAGTGGAGATGAGCGCCTATGCCAGCATAGACTTTCTGTCTCACAACCTGAAAGAAGCGAGTGCTGTGAAAG TACAATCCATATCAGCTTCAGAAGGAAATGCCAATTCATCTCAAGATTAA